One region of Bacteroidota bacterium genomic DNA includes:
- the pdxH gene encoding pyridoxamine 5'-phosphate oxidase has protein sequence MNEDHTNSRREFKSGSLSDQHILQDPLAMFAAWLNEAANKQILEANAMTLSTVNDKGEPSSRVVLLRGIDERGFTFYTNYNSQKSKQIGHNNKVALNFFWPLLERQVRINGIINKISDSEADAYFASRPRESQIGAWASPQSEVIESKRALIEKFADIESKAANGQIPRPKFWGGLIVVPHYYEFWQGGEHRLHDRYQYELQIDKKWKISRLAP, from the coding sequence ATGAATGAGGACCATACTAATAGTCGAAGAGAGTTTAAATCAGGTAGTTTATCAGATCAGCACATTTTACAAGATCCTTTAGCCATGTTTGCTGCCTGGCTAAACGAAGCTGCTAACAAACAAATTCTGGAAGCAAATGCCATGACTTTGTCAACTGTGAATGATAAAGGAGAGCCATCATCTAGAGTTGTATTATTGAGAGGGATTGATGAGAGAGGATTTACTTTCTATACAAATTATAATAGCCAAAAAAGTAAGCAAATTGGTCACAACAACAAAGTGGCTTTGAATTTTTTCTGGCCATTATTAGAACGTCAGGTTAGAATAAATGGTATCATTAATAAGATTTCAGATTCAGAAGCGGATGCCTATTTTGCTTCGCGTCCGCGAGAAAGTCAAATTGGTGCATGGGCGAGTCCACAAAGTGAAGTAATTGAAAGTAAACGAGCTTTGATTGAGAAATTTGCTGATATTGAAAGCAAAGCTGCAAATGGTCAAATACCAAGACCTAAGTTTTGGGGTGGTTTAATAGTAGTTCCTCATTACTATGAGTTTTGGCAAGGAGGTGAACACAGGTTACATGATCGCTATCAATACGAATTGCAAATAGATAAAAAGTGGAAAATCAGTAGGTTAGCACCTTGA